The following are encoded in a window of Ricinus communis isolate WT05 ecotype wild-type chromosome 4, ASM1957865v1, whole genome shotgun sequence genomic DNA:
- the LOC8286230 gene encoding DCN1-like protein 2 isoform X1 produces the protein MHKLTRGNRDKVQQFMTITGASEKAALQALKASDWHLEGAFDVFYSHPQIKTFTDSRHLEELYNRYKDPYVDMILVDGITLLCNDLQVDPQDIVMLVVSWHMKAATMCEFSKQEFIGGLQALGIDSLEKFRERIPFMRSELKDEQKFREIYNFAFGWAKEKGQKSLALDTAIGMWQLLFAEKQWPLVDHWCQFLQARHNKAISRDTWSQLLEFTRTVDPVLSNYDAEGAWPYLIDEFVDYLNENGIIQTMGHQSGDWSLKQ, from the exons TGAGAAAGCTGCCTTACAGGCTTTGAAGGCCAGTGACTGGCATCTTGAAGGAGCATTTGATGTGTTCTACAGCCATCCCCAGATAAAAACATTCACTGATTCTAGACATCTGGAAGAGCTTTACAACAGATATAAAG atCCTTATGTTGATATGATACTGGTTGATGGCATTACTCTTCTTTGCAATGACCTCCAG GTGGATCCTCAAGATATAGTTATG CTAGTTGTTTCATGGCACATGAAGGCTGCTACCATGTGTGAATTCTCTAAGCAGGAATTCATAGGTGGACTACAAGCACTAGG GATAGATTCTTTGGAGAAGTTCCGTGAAAGGATACCATTCATGCGATCTGAGCTGAAAGATGAAC AAAAGTTCCGCGAGATATACAACTTCGCTTTTGGCTGGGCAAAAGAAAAG GGTCAAAAATCTTTGGCATTGGATACAGCTATTGGTATGTGGCAACTACTGTTTGCTGAAAAGCAGTGGCCATTGGTCGATCACTGGTGCCAGTTCTTACAG GCTCGGCATAACAAAGCAATCTCTAGGGACACATGGTCTCAACTGTTGGAATTCACCAGG ACAGTGGATCCTGTGCTATCTAATTATGATGCTGAGGGGGCCTGGCCCTATCTAATTGATGAGTTTGTCGATTACTTGAATGAGAACGGAATTATTCAAACGATGGGTCATCAATCGGGTGATTGGAGCCTAAAACAATGA
- the LOC8286230 gene encoding DCN1-like protein 1 isoform X2, whose amino-acid sequence MHKLTRGNRDKVQQFMTITGASEKAALQALKASDWHLEGAFDVFYSHPQIKTFTDSRHLEELYNRYKDPYVDMILVDGITLLCNDLQVDPQDIVMLVVSWHMKAATMCEFSKQEFIGGLQALGIDSLEKFRERIPFMRSELKDEQKFREIYNFAFGWAKEKGQKSLALDTAIGMWQLLFAEKQWPLVDHWCQFLQAGLQALNFSLMGTIPTFALVHLLQSADYPFSNARISILAFSSRRHSS is encoded by the exons TGAGAAAGCTGCCTTACAGGCTTTGAAGGCCAGTGACTGGCATCTTGAAGGAGCATTTGATGTGTTCTACAGCCATCCCCAGATAAAAACATTCACTGATTCTAGACATCTGGAAGAGCTTTACAACAGATATAAAG atCCTTATGTTGATATGATACTGGTTGATGGCATTACTCTTCTTTGCAATGACCTCCAG GTGGATCCTCAAGATATAGTTATG CTAGTTGTTTCATGGCACATGAAGGCTGCTACCATGTGTGAATTCTCTAAGCAGGAATTCATAGGTGGACTACAAGCACTAGG GATAGATTCTTTGGAGAAGTTCCGTGAAAGGATACCATTCATGCGATCTGAGCTGAAAGATGAAC AAAAGTTCCGCGAGATATACAACTTCGCTTTTGGCTGGGCAAAAGAAAAG GGTCAAAAATCTTTGGCATTGGATACAGCTATTGGTATGTGGCAACTACTGTTTGCTGAAAAGCAGTGGCCATTGGTCGATCACTGGTGCCAGTTCTTACAG GCAGGTCTACAGGCTCTCAACTTCTCCTTAATGGGTACCATCCCAACCTTTGCCTTGGTACACTTATTACAAAGTGCAGATTATCCATTCTCGAATGCCCGTATATCCATCTTAGCATTCTCATCTAGGCGACACTCATCTTAG